A genomic region of Micromonospora sp. NBC_01796 contains the following coding sequences:
- a CDS encoding FAD-dependent oxidoreductase: MAPANIDVLVVGAGVTGLTTAVCLAESGRSVLVRTRDRPADTTSFAAGAIWGRVIAAHERAAHWGQQTLSLLKPLARAAGTGVRLVTGLEATRVPCPPHPWLTGIDDFEVCPPAELPAGFVAGWRYTAPVVDMPRYLEYLVNRLGRAGGRIERATVGSLAEVAAEAPVVVNCTGAAARELVPDNEVQPTRGQLVVVDNPGVHWFFAESDTETTELTYFLPHGDHVVLGGTMEVGHSDAAPQAETAAAIVRRCAAVEPALGRARILDHRVGFRPVRPQVRLEQLDLDGGIMIHNYGHGGSGISLSWGCALEVLNMIETRTATPS, from the coding sequence GTGGCTCCTGCGAACATAGACGTACTCGTCGTCGGTGCCGGGGTGACCGGGCTGACCACGGCGGTGTGTCTGGCCGAGAGCGGGCGTTCGGTGCTGGTCCGTACCCGGGACCGGCCGGCGGACACCACGTCGTTCGCGGCGGGTGCGATCTGGGGGCGGGTGATCGCCGCGCACGAGCGGGCAGCGCACTGGGGTCAACAGACGCTTTCCCTGCTCAAGCCGTTGGCCCGAGCGGCCGGGACCGGGGTGCGTCTGGTCACCGGCCTGGAGGCGACCCGGGTGCCGTGCCCGCCGCACCCGTGGCTGACCGGGATCGACGACTTCGAGGTCTGCCCGCCGGCCGAGCTGCCCGCCGGTTTTGTCGCCGGCTGGCGCTACACCGCGCCCGTGGTCGACATGCCGCGCTACCTGGAATACCTGGTGAATCGGCTGGGCCGGGCCGGTGGCCGGATCGAGCGGGCCACCGTCGGGTCGTTGGCCGAGGTCGCGGCCGAGGCGCCGGTGGTGGTCAACTGCACCGGCGCCGCCGCGCGGGAACTGGTGCCGGACAACGAGGTGCAGCCCACCCGGGGCCAACTGGTCGTGGTCGACAACCCCGGCGTGCACTGGTTCTTCGCCGAGAGCGACACCGAGACCACCGAGCTGACCTACTTCCTCCCGCACGGCGACCATGTCGTGCTCGGCGGGACGATGGAGGTCGGACACTCGGACGCCGCACCGCAGGCCGAGACGGCGGCGGCGATCGTACGGCGGTGTGCGGCTGTCGAACCCGCCCTGGGCCGGGCCCGGATCCTCGATCACCGGGTCGGATTCCGGCCGGTACGCCCTCAGGTCAGGTTGGAACAACTGGATCTCGACGGCGGCATAATGATCCACAATTACGGGCACGGTGGCAGCGGAATCAGCCTTTCCTGGGGCTGTGCCCTCGAAGTGCTGAACATGATCGAAACACGTACGGCAACCCCGTCCTGA
- a CDS encoding HEAT repeat domain-containing protein, whose product MSATFRDLQECRASVQLALRRLRVEDMAMESYVAEDRRPLEKCLADVRECDVYVGIFAWRYGFVPPGYGRSITELEYREALNNGKPCLIFLLDEEAPWPRRFVDRGPEAEQIEALRAELADRHMCSIFTEPGDLAARVTAAVAVRLAETGWSGHGLNALGQDTVQRYFARLRQHYGVLDLDALTPTESEDYLQIGLASVFVEQSVRADPPPAEMPREWRQRVPTNGHLSSEDVPAEVNPTDLVHLQESYRAKPLQRLFDVLASPEQRAVVLLGDPGSGKSTAARYLVLALAGGHPDDRLAALTDHLPLLVELRSYVTLAAENRCQSFVDYLDHRAHTDGLGIDRTALLRHLTLGRTVAVFDGLDEVFDRRRREEVASQIANFAADFPQVRVIVTSRVVAYSRRILTDVGFTHFTLQDLDADQTAEFLGHWYRLAIHDRPQDALVRRARLLDAMRHSHAIRELAGNPLLLTILAIIGRHQALPRERWKLYDHAATVLVEHWDVNRHLRDQHQDPDFIGTEDKKELLRRLAYRMQSADRGLAANYIAAEELSQVFEDYLVERYHRDPAAARAIALSMINQFRERNFILSRYGPHLYGFVHRTFLEFFCADAVLTRFAHDRVLTIGEVKDLFRRHWVSPSWREVLRLLAGALPEERTAEVVDLLTNEVNRSWPPTAFPTPPWNLALAVQCLAEVRTITPAVAKPAAALLRKVILLLEHGVAINDRETAKLIEEEILPAAQAIGTDWPGREDYLSWYRRRGVRVVWSPVSAYAARLAAMLSTPAERIDDLFDEVLGGLDDSSAAYAWVAGLAEVAQLATATEDSPPHRAAAERVRNRLVRRARDDGYSGARLTAVQALGECFGTDQRARELLAERARMDGYAGVRLACVQALGERFRGETPVRNLLLAQAGLDSNAGVRRAALQILGERCGGEDELRSLLLDRLETDTDADVIRMAAQVLIERFNAPGEVRDLLIGRAGADVDPVLRRAVVRALGERLGIDPVVQTVLVERIRVDTDAGVLRAAAQSLVERFGPDEELRKLLVSRALEDTDEVVRRAALRLLIECFAREVPLCELLITVARADRDTDVRLVAVRALADQVGTAPEAVDALAELARTDLAPRIRLLAVGALVDRVGMDPDVRDVLAGLARADTSAAVRLASVRALAEWVTERDLRELIVERAREDSGAEVRLAAVRALAREAGTDAEVHAVLVDRARHDSDGGVFAHAAAVIAGLAEQDEPAWELLARRVGVDSNARLRLAATRMLVDRFGTRPEVSEILLDRVRLDPDAELLRAAATALVAQFGPEVAQCKALLARVDSDDVPVRCVAVRILGEEFGADRGVREVLIDKARKDDDVQVRREVLRVLGERLADHPEVRALFVERLHDHDWSVRVTAVRLLGTRFGADPQTRTLLTRLAREDDDHGFRRFAGQALTWLPGADPDQLPDVPR is encoded by the coding sequence GTGTCAGCCACTTTCCGAGATCTACAGGAGTGCCGTGCCTCAGTGCAGCTCGCGCTGCGCCGGCTCCGGGTCGAGGACATGGCGATGGAATCCTATGTCGCGGAAGATCGACGGCCGCTGGAAAAGTGTCTGGCGGATGTCCGCGAATGTGATGTCTACGTGGGCATCTTTGCCTGGCGCTACGGTTTCGTGCCGCCGGGTTACGGCCGGTCGATCACCGAATTGGAATACCGCGAGGCGCTCAACAACGGAAAGCCCTGTCTGATCTTCCTCCTGGACGAGGAGGCACCCTGGCCGCGCCGGTTCGTCGACCGGGGGCCGGAGGCCGAGCAGATCGAGGCGCTGCGGGCCGAGCTCGCCGACCGGCACATGTGCAGCATCTTCACCGAGCCGGGTGACCTGGCCGCGCGGGTCACCGCCGCGGTCGCCGTACGGCTGGCCGAGACCGGGTGGTCCGGGCACGGGTTGAACGCCCTCGGCCAGGACACGGTCCAGCGTTACTTCGCCCGGCTGCGCCAGCACTACGGCGTACTGGACCTGGACGCGTTGACGCCGACCGAGAGCGAGGACTACCTCCAGATCGGGTTGGCCTCGGTTTTTGTCGAGCAGTCCGTACGGGCGGATCCGCCGCCGGCCGAGATGCCCCGCGAGTGGCGCCAGCGGGTGCCGACGAACGGGCATCTGAGCAGCGAAGACGTCCCCGCCGAGGTGAACCCGACGGATCTGGTGCACCTCCAGGAGTCGTACCGGGCGAAGCCGTTGCAGCGGCTGTTCGACGTACTCGCCTCGCCGGAGCAGCGGGCGGTGGTGCTGCTCGGAGACCCCGGCTCGGGCAAGTCCACCGCAGCCCGTTACCTCGTTCTCGCCCTGGCCGGCGGGCACCCCGACGACCGGCTCGCCGCCCTGACCGACCATCTGCCGCTCCTGGTCGAGCTGCGCTCGTACGTGACCCTCGCCGCCGAGAACCGCTGCCAGAGCTTCGTCGACTACCTCGACCACCGCGCGCACACCGACGGGCTCGGGATCGACCGGACGGCACTGCTGCGCCACCTGACCCTCGGCCGTACGGTGGCCGTCTTCGACGGGCTCGACGAGGTCTTCGACCGCCGCCGCCGGGAGGAGGTGGCCAGCCAGATCGCCAACTTCGCCGCGGACTTCCCCCAGGTACGGGTGATCGTCACCTCGCGGGTGGTGGCGTACTCCCGGCGGATCCTCACCGACGTCGGTTTCACCCACTTCACCCTTCAGGACCTGGACGCCGACCAGACCGCGGAGTTCCTCGGCCACTGGTACCGGTTGGCGATCCACGACCGGCCGCAGGACGCCCTGGTCCGCCGGGCCCGGCTGCTCGACGCGATGCGGCACTCGCACGCCATCCGGGAACTGGCCGGCAACCCACTGCTGCTGACCATCCTGGCGATCATCGGCAGGCACCAGGCGCTGCCCCGCGAGCGGTGGAAGCTCTACGACCACGCGGCGACCGTGCTGGTCGAGCACTGGGACGTGAACCGGCACCTGCGCGACCAGCACCAGGACCCGGACTTCATCGGCACCGAGGACAAGAAGGAGCTGCTGCGCCGGCTCGCGTACCGGATGCAGTCGGCCGACCGTGGTCTGGCCGCGAACTACATCGCGGCCGAGGAGTTGAGCCAGGTCTTCGAGGACTACCTGGTCGAGCGCTACCACCGGGATCCGGCCGCGGCTCGGGCGATCGCCCTGTCGATGATCAACCAGTTCCGGGAGCGGAACTTCATCCTCAGCCGGTACGGCCCGCACCTGTACGGCTTCGTGCACCGCACCTTCCTGGAGTTCTTCTGCGCGGACGCGGTGCTGACCAGGTTCGCGCACGACCGGGTGCTGACCATCGGCGAGGTGAAGGACCTGTTCCGCCGGCACTGGGTGAGTCCGTCCTGGCGGGAGGTGCTCCGGCTGCTCGCCGGGGCGCTGCCGGAGGAGCGCACCGCCGAGGTGGTCGACCTGCTGACCAACGAGGTGAACCGGTCCTGGCCGCCGACCGCGTTCCCCACCCCGCCGTGGAACCTGGCGCTCGCGGTGCAGTGCCTCGCCGAGGTCCGGACCATCACACCGGCGGTGGCGAAGCCGGCCGCCGCCCTGCTCCGGAAGGTGATCCTGCTCCTGGAGCACGGTGTCGCGATCAACGACCGGGAGACCGCGAAGCTGATCGAGGAGGAGATCCTGCCCGCCGCCCAGGCGATCGGGACCGACTGGCCGGGCCGGGAGGACTACCTCTCCTGGTACCGGCGGCGCGGGGTCCGGGTGGTCTGGAGCCCGGTGTCGGCGTACGCCGCCCGGCTGGCCGCGATGCTCTCCACCCCGGCTGAACGGATCGACGACCTGTTCGACGAGGTGCTCGGCGGACTCGACGACAGCTCCGCCGCGTACGCCTGGGTTGCCGGGCTGGCCGAGGTGGCGCAGCTCGCGACCGCCACGGAGGACAGCCCCCCGCATCGCGCCGCCGCCGAACGGGTCCGCAACCGGCTGGTCAGGCGGGCCCGCGACGACGGTTACAGCGGAGCGCGGCTCACCGCCGTACAGGCCCTCGGGGAGTGCTTCGGCACCGACCAGCGGGCCCGCGAGTTGCTCGCCGAACGCGCCAGGATGGACGGGTACGCCGGGGTCCGGCTCGCCTGTGTGCAGGCGCTCGGCGAACGGTTCCGGGGCGAGACACCGGTACGCAACCTCCTGCTGGCGCAGGCGGGCCTGGACAGCAACGCGGGCGTACGGCGGGCCGCCCTCCAGATCCTCGGTGAGCGCTGCGGCGGTGAGGACGAACTGCGGTCCCTGCTGCTCGACCGGTTGGAGACCGACACCGACGCCGACGTGATCCGGATGGCCGCCCAGGTCCTGATCGAGCGGTTCAACGCCCCCGGCGAGGTTCGTGACCTCCTGATCGGGCGGGCCGGTGCCGATGTCGACCCGGTCCTGCGTCGGGCCGTCGTCCGGGCCCTCGGCGAACGGCTCGGGATCGACCCGGTGGTCCAGACGGTCCTGGTGGAACGGATCCGGGTGGACACCGACGCCGGTGTCCTCCGGGCGGCGGCGCAGTCCCTGGTGGAGCGGTTCGGTCCGGACGAGGAGCTGCGCAAGCTGCTGGTGTCCCGTGCCCTGGAGGACACCGACGAGGTGGTCCGCCGGGCCGCCCTGCGGCTGCTGATCGAGTGCTTCGCCCGCGAGGTGCCGCTCTGCGAACTGCTGATCACGGTGGCACGGGCCGACCGGGACACCGACGTCCGGCTGGTTGCCGTACGGGCGTTGGCGGACCAGGTCGGCACGGCACCGGAGGCGGTCGACGCGCTCGCCGAACTGGCCCGTACCGACCTGGCGCCCAGGATCCGGTTGCTGGCCGTCGGGGCGCTGGTGGACAGGGTCGGCATGGACCCCGACGTACGGGACGTGCTCGCCGGGCTGGCCCGCGCCGACACCAGCGCGGCGGTACGGCTCGCCTCGGTACGGGCACTCGCCGAGTGGGTGACCGAACGGGACCTGCGGGAGCTGATCGTCGAGCGGGCCCGTGAGGACAGCGGGGCGGAGGTCCGGCTCGCCGCCGTACGCGCCCTGGCCCGCGAGGCGGGTACGGATGCCGAGGTGCACGCCGTACTCGTGGATCGGGCCCGGCACGACTCGGACGGTGGCGTCTTCGCGCACGCCGCGGCGGTGATCGCCGGGCTGGCCGAGCAGGACGAACCGGCCTGGGAACTGCTCGCCCGGCGGGTCGGGGTGGACAGCAACGCCCGGCTCCGGCTCGCCGCGACCCGGATGCTGGTCGACCGGTTCGGCACCCGGCCGGAGGTCTCCGAGATCCTGCTCGACCGGGTACGACTCGACCCGGACGCGGAACTGCTCCGGGCGGCGGCGACCGCGCTGGTCGCCCAGTTCGGTCCCGAGGTGGCGCAGTGCAAGGCGTTGCTGGCCCGGGTCGACAGCGACGACGTCCCGGTACGGTGTGTGGCGGTGCGGATCCTCGGCGAGGAGTTCGGGGCCGACCGGGGCGTCCGCGAGGTGCTGATCGACAAGGCCCGCAAGGACGACGACGTGCAGGTACGCCGGGAGGTGCTCCGGGTCCTGGGTGAACGCCTCGCCGACCACCCGGAGGTCCGGGCGCTGTTCGTCGAGCGGCTGCACGACCACGACTGGTCGGTACGGGTGACCGCCGTCCGGCTGCTCGGCACCAGGTTCGGCGCCGACCCGCAGACCCGTACGCTGCTCACCCGGCTGGCCCGCGAGGACGACGACCACGGGTTCCGCCGGTTCGCCGGTCAGGCGCTGACCTGGCTTCCCGGTGCGGACCCGGACCAGTTACCGGACGTGCCGCGATGA
- a CDS encoding SCO2522 family protein: MTKTDVSFEETAARRTIESVPLSHLSIELGHLYIEEFAGGVQQLRRHFSRVAPWVAAARQAAIDRVPKGRARISTCFLIDDYFTRFSTPGEVVRQLQEATEGTGLVIDYFARESGCAQADDIPLAKLVLDQLVSDPVPETNGERPPLTETGWLCNGKRSPATGPAQAMSDYTWQPPVQNAANRHSIFMDVELWDYEEDGQLRWSCPFLAGVWQLMRLGLLRHEGEGVTNPYQVEEWPDDWDDLPAVVKLNPRAAPFSAYRTFSVLGSRFLPIEHAVRTILSQVSIGPAVLDQIHTRSRHEHVDVPKDLVERIEYTFISD, from the coding sequence GTGACAAAAACGGATGTGAGCTTCGAGGAGACCGCGGCCCGGCGCACCATCGAGTCGGTCCCCCTGTCCCATCTCTCGATCGAACTCGGCCACCTCTACATCGAGGAGTTCGCCGGCGGGGTCCAGCAACTCCGTCGACATTTCTCTCGGGTCGCGCCCTGGGTGGCGGCGGCCAGGCAGGCGGCGATCGACCGGGTCCCCAAGGGCCGGGCCCGGATCAGCACCTGCTTCCTCATCGACGACTACTTCACCCGGTTCAGTACGCCCGGCGAGGTGGTCCGGCAACTCCAGGAAGCGACCGAGGGCACCGGCCTGGTCATCGACTACTTCGCCCGCGAGTCCGGGTGTGCCCAGGCCGACGACATCCCGCTCGCGAAACTCGTACTCGACCAGCTCGTCTCCGATCCGGTTCCGGAAACCAACGGCGAACGTCCACCGCTCACCGAGACCGGTTGGCTCTGCAACGGCAAACGCTCCCCGGCCACCGGCCCGGCCCAGGCGATGAGCGACTACACCTGGCAGCCCCCGGTCCAGAACGCGGCCAACCGGCACTCCATTTTCATGGACGTCGAGCTGTGGGACTACGAGGAGGACGGGCAACTGCGCTGGTCCTGCCCCTTCCTCGCCGGGGTGTGGCAGCTCATGCGACTGGGCCTGCTGCGGCACGAGGGTGAAGGGGTGACCAACCCGTACCAGGTCGAGGAGTGGCCGGACGACTGGGACGACCTGCCGGCCGTGGTCAAGCTGAACCCGAGGGCGGCGCCGTTCAGCGCGTACCGCACCTTCTCGGTCCTCGGGTCGCGTTTCCTGCCGATCGAGCACGCGGTCCGGACGATCCTCAGTCAGGTGTCGATCGGTCCCGCGGTGCTCGACCAGATCCACACCCGCAGCCGGCACGAACACGTCGACGTCCCCAAGGACCTGGTCGAACGGATCGAGTACACGTTCATCTCGGACTGA
- a CDS encoding SCO2523 family variant P-loop protein, which translates to MLIFATSDKGGTGRSVTSSNVLYRSALQGIDVCYLDFDFGSPTAGAIFNIDSVVHGTTTQTGLHVYLNGECAEPNRIDVWSESDRASLRNRPPGAGRLMLLPGDVGGGEFPSSEERVRQCVRLFLRLEEEFELSLIDLSAGRSYATDIVLAATASPELRAVKARWLVFHRWTRQHVLAASSLVYGAKGILDTGVRRGHKHDDLMNALRFVRTAVVDPDSPELEGLQPPQVAWLRECNQDLLELASNNRVGRTMMIGSVPLDPVLQWREQLISDNDVYARRIANLETVEAFSSLAKRIVDDAAWETL; encoded by the coding sequence ATGCTGATCTTCGCTACTTCCGACAAGGGCGGCACCGGCCGCTCCGTGACCAGCAGCAACGTGCTCTACCGGAGTGCGTTGCAGGGCATCGACGTCTGCTATCTCGACTTCGACTTCGGGTCGCCCACGGCCGGGGCCATTTTCAACATCGACTCCGTCGTGCACGGCACCACCACCCAGACCGGGCTGCACGTCTACCTCAACGGCGAGTGCGCCGAGCCGAACCGGATCGACGTGTGGTCCGAGTCCGACCGGGCCAGCCTGCGCAACCGGCCGCCCGGCGCGGGGCGGCTGATGCTCCTGCCCGGTGACGTCGGCGGGGGCGAGTTCCCGAGCAGCGAGGAACGGGTCCGGCAGTGCGTACGACTCTTCCTCCGGCTCGAGGAGGAGTTCGAACTCAGCCTGATCGACCTGAGCGCCGGTCGGTCGTACGCCACCGACATCGTGCTCGCCGCCACCGCCTCCCCCGAACTGCGGGCGGTCAAGGCCCGCTGGCTGGTGTTCCACCGCTGGACCCGGCAGCACGTGCTCGCCGCCTCCAGCCTCGTGTACGGCGCCAAGGGCATCCTCGACACCGGCGTACGACGCGGCCACAAACACGACGACCTGATGAACGCGCTGCGCTTCGTGCGTACCGCCGTGGTCGACCCCGACTCGCCCGAGCTGGAGGGACTCCAGCCGCCACAGGTGGCCTGGTTGCGTGAGTGCAACCAGGACCTGTTGGAGCTGGCCAGCAACAACCGGGTGGGTCGGACCATGATGATCGGCTCGGTGCCGCTGGACCCGGTCCTGCAATGGCGCGAGCAGCTCATCTCCGACAACGACGTGTACGCCCGGCGGATCGCCAACCTGGAGACGGTCGAAGCGTTCTCCTCCCTGGCCAAACGGATAGTCGACGACGCGGCCTGGGAGACCCTGTGA
- a CDS encoding SCO2524 family protein → MRIQPRQQLLEIWSAVVRSSWRDGRWVWGGENGSNSISDAEQLLCLLLPATQVDAFNIDRPDETADEMIKVLRPLGTATQIPLVLVQILSEYFRRYTHESGTPIFSGGSYFGIDDPAQPATPQQRDLDIVDSFAMSVTLSLATIGFVRVFRGAVRREEILQEIAELEAMASARLSAAMVGLLRSFAVNVFDVDSNEGRALIRTVNQAGLPQRQIVSQLRRALRQTMATFREVLIGSGQVADLESANRLFECGWSWGIVNDAPVVETDEPVGEQPKGVAHELPWLYFTVIAVDAIEDLFSERTRILGLLNDEQQRLSRALQLRWELTRTYWATVATFGDGQRWPLEDIPWRTTDEDSSDYYTLLVTSLAVKGLMLERGSDAELSRVGLALSELANRARITRRPFDADPALTLHSPGVRLTLIGSEQLGGPRLRWMVSEFSALLLQRTSFIAGLLSDAEQRASLLDLADRIWDHLADRRLDGGAGRSLWDQPAKVFRQIKQNQDGTSWYYTERVVQGLVTTANMLNRPPLRSDRLADYALDLLSEAEHLYDMELLSGAAEGGPKMQQTLHLIRVNLRRAREIVQDRPGSAAALSTEVLRSLDELDAARRDVSEAG, encoded by the coding sequence ATGAGGATTCAGCCTCGTCAGCAGCTCCTGGAGATCTGGTCGGCCGTCGTACGGTCGTCCTGGCGGGACGGCCGATGGGTATGGGGCGGCGAGAACGGCTCCAATTCGATCAGTGACGCCGAGCAACTGCTCTGCCTGCTCCTGCCGGCGACCCAGGTGGACGCGTTCAACATCGACCGTCCGGACGAGACCGCCGACGAAATGATCAAAGTCCTGCGCCCGCTCGGTACGGCGACCCAGATACCCCTGGTCCTGGTGCAGATCCTGAGCGAATACTTCCGCCGCTACACCCATGAGTCCGGAACGCCCATTTTTTCGGGTGGCAGCTATTTCGGCATTGACGACCCCGCCCAGCCGGCCACCCCGCAGCAGCGCGACCTGGACATCGTGGACTCGTTCGCGATGTCGGTCACCCTGTCGCTGGCGACTATCGGTTTCGTCCGGGTGTTCCGGGGCGCCGTCCGCCGCGAGGAGATCCTCCAGGAGATCGCCGAGTTGGAGGCGATGGCCAGCGCCCGGCTCAGTGCGGCCATGGTCGGACTGCTGCGCAGCTTCGCGGTCAACGTCTTCGACGTGGACTCCAACGAGGGCCGGGCGCTGATCCGTACGGTCAACCAGGCCGGGCTGCCGCAACGCCAGATCGTCTCGCAGTTGCGCCGGGCCCTGCGCCAGACCATGGCGACCTTCCGTGAGGTCCTGATCGGATCCGGCCAGGTCGCCGACCTGGAAAGCGCGAACCGACTGTTCGAGTGCGGCTGGTCCTGGGGGATCGTCAACGACGCCCCGGTGGTCGAGACCGACGAGCCGGTCGGCGAACAACCCAAGGGCGTGGCACACGAGCTGCCCTGGCTCTACTTCACCGTCATCGCGGTGGACGCCATCGAGGACCTGTTCTCCGAACGTACCCGCATCCTCGGGCTGCTCAACGACGAGCAGCAGCGGCTGTCCCGAGCGCTGCAACTGCGGTGGGAACTGACCAGGACCTACTGGGCCACGGTCGCCACCTTCGGCGACGGGCAACGGTGGCCGCTGGAGGACATCCCGTGGCGTACCACCGACGAGGACTCCTCCGACTACTACACGCTGCTGGTCACCTCGCTGGCGGTCAAGGGCCTGATGCTGGAACGCGGCTCCGACGCCGAGCTGTCCCGGGTCGGGCTGGCCCTGAGCGAGCTGGCCAACCGGGCCCGGATCACCCGCCGCCCGTTCGACGCCGACCCGGCGCTGACCCTGCACTCACCCGGCGTACGGCTGACCCTCATCGGCAGTGAGCAGCTCGGCGGCCCACGGCTGCGCTGGATGGTCAGCGAGTTCTCCGCCCTGCTGCTGCAACGGACCTCGTTCATCGCCGGCCTGCTCAGCGACGCCGAGCAGCGCGCCTCGCTGCTCGACCTCGCCGACCGGATCTGGGACCACCTGGCCGACCGGCGACTCGACGGCGGCGCCGGGCGCAGCCTGTGGGACCAGCCGGCGAAGGTCTTCCGCCAGATCAAACAGAACCAGGACGGGACCTCCTGGTACTACACCGAGCGGGTGGTGCAGGGGCTGGTCACCACCGCCAACATGCTGAACCGACCGCCACTGCGCAGCGACCGGTTGGCGGACTACGCCCTGGACCTGCTCAGCGAGGCCGAGCACCTGTACGACATGGAGCTGCTCAGCGGCGCCGCCGAGGGCGGCCCGAAGATGCAGCAGACCCTGCACCTGATCCGGGTCAACCTGCGCCGGGCCCGGGAGATCGTGCAGGACCGGCCCGGCTCGGCGGCAGCCCTGTCCACCGAGGTGCTGCGTTCACTCGACGAACTGGACGCCGCCCGCCGTGACGTCTCGGAGGCGGGCTGA
- a CDS encoding helix-turn-helix domain-containing protein, with product MMPVAMVGRVGELTELARAWSSLAGSDPPARRTVVITGAAGVGKSLLVAAALDGFDPRPGNVLFGTARVHDPAPYDWLAAVLSGRDTTGLPLPADALAWLAQHPNAPRERYAPGTLLRLAVATVRALVGAGPAVIVVEDLHALDPASLNLIGELAAAPELPVLLVVASRPPETALAPELAARTLARLTGAPGAVRQHLGALTADQVAAVLAQVYPDGPVDRQLVETVRERTGGNPYRLTELIATRGGHGPDGLVGEPSPEHLSVPPEPIGAELTAREVEVLGCLAAGMSNKQVARSLGISVRTVTVHVSNLLRKTGSASRTEAALWAVRRQLTGPSQSV from the coding sequence ATGATGCCGGTCGCCATGGTCGGGCGCGTCGGTGAGCTGACCGAGCTTGCCCGCGCCTGGTCCAGCCTGGCCGGCTCGGATCCGCCGGCCCGCCGTACGGTCGTGATCACCGGGGCGGCCGGGGTGGGCAAGAGCCTGCTCGTCGCCGCCGCGCTGGACGGGTTCGACCCGCGACCGGGCAACGTGCTCTTCGGCACCGCCCGGGTGCACGATCCGGCGCCGTACGACTGGTTGGCGGCGGTGCTCAGCGGCCGGGACACGACCGGTCTTCCGTTGCCCGCCGACGCGCTGGCCTGGCTGGCCCAGCACCCCAACGCACCCCGTGAGCGGTACGCCCCCGGCACGCTGCTCCGGCTGGCCGTGGCGACCGTACGGGCGCTGGTCGGGGCGGGACCGGCGGTGATCGTGGTCGAGGACCTGCACGCGCTCGACCCGGCGAGCCTGAACCTGATCGGCGAGCTGGCCGCCGCGCCGGAGTTGCCGGTCCTGCTAGTGGTCGCCAGCCGGCCACCGGAGACCGCGCTGGCGCCCGAGCTTGCCGCGCGTACGCTCGCCCGTCTCACCGGCGCGCCCGGTGCCGTACGCCAGCACCTCGGCGCGTTGACCGCCGACCAGGTGGCGGCGGTGCTGGCCCAGGTGTACCCGGACGGGCCGGTGGACCGGCAACTGGTCGAGACGGTACGGGAGCGGACCGGTGGGAACCCGTACCGGCTCACCGAGCTGATCGCCACGCGGGGCGGGCACGGGCCGGACGGACTGGTGGGGGAGCCGTCGCCGGAGCACCTGAGCGTGCCGCCCGAGCCGATCGGCGCGGAGTTGACCGCGCGGGAGGTCGAGGTGCTCGGGTGCCTGGCCGCCGGGATGTCGAACAAGCAGGTGGCCCGATCATTGGGCATCTCGGTCCGGACGGTGACCGTGCACGTGTCCAACCTGCTGCGCAAGACCGGCTCGGCGTCGCGTACGGAAGCGGCCCTCTGGGCGGTACGCCGGCAGTTGACCGGACCGAGCCAATCGGTCTGA
- a CDS encoding PP2C family protein-serine/threonine phosphatase gives MNLRLRTAIVSDPGLVRTNNEDAAHAGERLLVVADGVGGQPAGEVASEIVIRNLLPLDRTPIDGDPTTALTGALAAANRQIAEVGRTDPSRTGLGTTVTAVLLTGDRLALLHVGDSRCYLARDPNFYQLTRDDTFVQELVDRGALTPEEAHRHPQRSIITQAVQGGELVPATVVVPVVAGDRLLLCSDGLSDVVDDDAIGEALAQHTEPQQCAEQMVKLAHQGGAPDNVTVIIADLIPA, from the coding sequence ATGAACCTGCGCCTGCGTACCGCGATCGTCAGCGACCCCGGCCTGGTCCGCACGAACAACGAGGACGCCGCCCACGCGGGCGAGCGCCTGCTCGTGGTGGCCGACGGTGTCGGCGGGCAGCCTGCGGGCGAGGTCGCCAGCGAGATCGTGATCCGGAACCTGCTGCCGCTGGACCGTACCCCGATCGACGGTGACCCCACGACGGCGCTCACCGGGGCGCTCGCGGCGGCCAACCGGCAGATCGCGGAGGTCGGCCGGACCGACCCGAGCCGGACCGGCCTGGGCACCACGGTCACCGCCGTCCTGTTGACCGGCGACCGACTGGCCCTGCTGCACGTCGGCGACTCCCGCTGCTATCTCGCGCGCGACCCGAACTTCTACCAGTTGACCAGGGACGACACCTTCGTCCAGGAGCTGGTGGACCGGGGCGCGCTGACCCCGGAGGAGGCCCACCGACACCCGCAGCGGTCGATCATCACCCAGGCGGTGCAGGGCGGTGAACTCGTACCGGCGACCGTGGTCGTACCGGTGGTGGCCGGCGACCGGCTGCTGCTCTGCAGCGACGGCCTATCCGACGTGGTCGACGACGACGCCATCGGCGAGGCGCTCGCCCAACACACCGAACCCCAGCAGTGCGCCGAGCAGATGGTGAAGCTCGCCCACCAGGGCGGCGCCCCCGACAACGTCACCGTCATCATCGCCGACCTCATCCCGGCCTAA